In Plutella xylostella chromosome 27, ilPluXylo3.1, whole genome shotgun sequence, one genomic interval encodes:
- the LOC105393698 gene encoding uncharacterized protein LOC105393698, translating to MKMRDSWGSCADSAELKMLDKSTLGGSWESVISRDDYDVDYSPRVSPLKDTSNLEEAPYCISRHNPNRTFRRESVIASWRNLKKEREQALGKRFVIVNSENYEDYYGRNKVKRCKSDRSAAAPRVPKKVKRTYSVLYRYDPTEEKVVKEYKYQPAALPEQDLPMLPIIRCRSEPFLVPQKKTKKVKRSFTTLLSIKTKFLNIFAPKS from the exons ATGAAGATGAGGGACAGTTGGGGATCCTGCGCCGACAGCGCCGAGCTCAAGATGCTGGACAAGTCCACGCTCGGCGGCAGCTGGGAGAGTGTG ATCTCCCGTGACGACTACGACGTGGACTACAGCCCGCGCGTGTCGCCTCTGAAGGACACGTCCAACTTGGAGGAGGCTCCGTACTGCATCAGCCGGCACAACCCCAACCGGACCTTCAGGAGGGAGTCGGTGATCGCCAGCTGGAGGAACCTGAAGAAGGAGCGGGAGCAGGCGCTGGGCAAGCGCTTCGTCATCGTCAACTCCGAGAACTACGAGGACTACTACGGAAGGAACAAAGTGAAGCGGTGCAAGAGCGACCGCTCGGCCGCGGCGCCGCGGGTACCTAAGAAAGTGAAGAGGACCTACTCGGTGCTGTACAGATACGACCCTACTGAGGAAAAGGTCGTAAAAGAATACAAGTACCAGCCGGCGGCGCTGCCAGAGCAGGATCTCCCGATGCTGCCCATCATCAGATGCCGGTCGGAGCCGTTTCTGGTGCCTCAGAAGAAGACGAAGAAGGTGAAGAGGTCGTTCACGACGCTGCTGAGCATCAAGACCAAGTTCCTGAATATCTTCGCGCCGAAGAGTTAA